A region from the Vicia villosa cultivar HV-30 ecotype Madison, WI linkage group LG3, Vvil1.0, whole genome shotgun sequence genome encodes:
- the LOC131655206 gene encoding uncharacterized protein LOC131655206 translates to MPKTFTVCFLFFIFFFFLAASTGSTAAVTQTNVTANPADKLVAEINKNRTAHKDSSLYDNPGLACLALQYIKAYQGDCGAVGGSDAKKPPESQFVEVFAPTCGVKATTLAVITGRFLGCQTKYVHAPEAFSEILIRNQKSLDLLYSKNHTQVGAAVTGTDGGSPYFWCVLFGNGKPNSTFAFEGGVAKATKPGCYSGANDECSGAQDWSPVNLMWLFAASVSIAMGFAFPL, encoded by the exons ATGCCTAAAACTTTCACTGTCtgctttcttttcttcatctttttcttctttcttgctgCTTCTACGGGCTCTACTGCCGCTGTTACTCAAA CCAATGTTACTGCTAACCCTGCAGACAAGTTAGTAGCTGAGATTAACAAAAACAGAACTGCTCACAAGGATTCATCTCTATATGACAATCCCGGGCTTGCATGTCTCGCTCTACAATACATTAAGGCATATCAGGGTGATTGTGGTGCTGTTGGTGGATCTGATGCCAAGAAACCTCCGGAGTCTCAATTTGTTGAAGTCTTTGCCCCAACCTGTGGTGTTAAGGCGACAACTCTTGCTGTTATAACCGGTCGTTTCTTGGGGTGCCAGACTAAGTATGTTCATGCACCGGAGGCGTTTTCAGAAATCTTGATAAGAAACCAGAAAAGCTTAGACCTGCTATACAGTAAGAACCACACTCAGGTGGGTGCTGCTGTTACAGGTACTGATGGAGGGTCTCCTTATTTCTGGTGTGTGTTGTTTGGCAATGGTAAACCTAATAGCACCTTTGCTTTTGAGGGTGGTGTGGCTAAAGCAACAAAACCAGGTTGCTATAGCGGAGCTAATGATGAATGCAGTGGTGCTCAAGATTGGTCGCCGGTCAATTTGATGTGGCTATTTGCTGCCTCAGTTTCAATTGCAATGGGTTTTGCATTTCCATTATGA